From a single Brassica oleracea var. oleracea cultivar TO1000 chromosome C5, BOL, whole genome shotgun sequence genomic region:
- the LOC106294145 gene encoding uncharacterized protein LOC106294145 — MDVYISEEYVNRRRMEKKAAAVAGKNLRFGFCACDRLEKRKSIPQIPEPRPENEFRVTRGGVYESCVFQCFSP; from the coding sequence ATGGATGTCTACATATCTGAAGAGTATGTCAACCGCAGGAGAATGGAGAAAAAAGCTGCAGCTGTTGCCGGAAAGAATCTGAGGTTCGGCTTTTGTGCATGCGATAGACTGGAGAAGAGAAAAAGCATTCCTCAGATACCAGAACCTCGGCCGGAGAATGAGTTTCGGGTCACCCGCGGTGGTGTTTATGAGAGTTGTGTTTTCCAATGCTTCTCGCCGTAA
- the LOC106293035 gene encoding glutamyl-tRNA reductase 2, chloroplastic-like encodes MLADICSFPSSNRTLSEIKIKAMAVSSAFGFNQMLSSKHHSNPSSSSPMVLGTRAFPTNNKTTGGLIRCELSSSSVSALQQLKKSAIDRYTKERSSIVVIGLSIHTAPLEMREKLAIPVAEWPQAISELCALNHIEEAAVLSTCNRMEIYVLALSHHRGVREVTLWMSKRSGIPVSDICKHWFLLYNKDATQHLFEVSAGLDSLVLGEGQILSQVKQVREKLRNGFGMVIPGLFEKAITAGKRARAETGIASGAVSVSSAAVELALTKLPPGSASSATMLVVGAGKMGKLVIKHLVAKGCTRMVVVNRSQERVAAIQEEIPSGVEIIYKPLDEMLACAGEANVIFTSTASETPLFLKEHVESFPLPADARLFVDISVPRNVGSCVAELDSARVCNVDDLKEVVAANKEDRARKAMEAQDIIIEESKKFEAWRDSLQTVPTIKKLRRKTDRIRADSVVKFMSKYGKDMDKKTKEAVEDLTRAMVNKILHGPMKHLRCDDTENRPLPETLENMEALNRMFELELELLEEKIRAKMDQK; translated from the exons ATGCTAGCGGATATATGTTCGTTTCCCTCTTCAAATCGCACTTTGTCTGAGATTAAAATCAAGGCTATGGCGGTTTCTAGTGCGTTTGGTTTCAACCAGATGTTGTCATCGAAACATCATAGTAATCCATCATCCTCTTCTCCGATGGTGTTAGGCACTCGTGCTTTTCCGACGAACAACAAGACAACTGGAGGTCTGATCCGTTGCGAGCTTTCTTCATCAAGCGTCTCGGCTCTGCAGCAGCTTAAGAAGTCCGCCATTGACA GATACACAAAGGAGAGAAGCAGCATTGTTGTGATTGGTCTTAGCATCCACACTGCTCCTTTAGAGATGCGTGAGAAGCTTGCCATTCCTGTTGCTGAATGGCCTCAGGCTATCTCTGAGCTGTGCGCTTTGAATCATATTGAAGAAGCTGCTGTTCTCTCTACCTGTAACCGGATGGAGATCTATGTCTTGGCTCTCTCTCACCACCGTGGTGTCAGAGAAGTCACTCTATGGATGTCCAAG AGAAGTGGAATCCCAGTTTCTGACATCTGTAAGCATTGGTTTCTGTTGTACAACAAGGACGCCACGCAACATCTGTTTGAAGTCTCAGCTGGTCTGGACTCTCTTGTCCTAGGGGAAGGTCAGATACTCTCACAGGTTAAACAAGTTAGAGAGAAACTGCGCAATGGGTTTGGTATGGTTATCCCTGGGCTGTTTGAAAAGGCTATCACCGCTGGGAAGCGTGCCAGAGCAGAGACAGGTATCGCCTCCGGAGCTGTTTCCGTTAGCTCTGCTGCCGTCGAGCTTGCTCTCACCAAGCTTCCACCAGGATCTGCATCGTCTGCTACGATGTTGGTCGTTGGTGCAGGAAAGATGGGCAAGCTTGTAATCAAGCACCTGGTTGCTAAAGGTTGCACTAGAATGGTGGTTGTGAACCGAAGCCAAGAGAGAGTTGCAGCTATCCAAGAGGAGATTCCGTCTGGCGTTGAGATCATTTATAAACCCCTTGATGAGATGCTAGCTTGTGCTGGAGAAGCCAACGTGATTTTCACTAGCACAGCATCTGAGACACCATTGTTCTTGAAGGAACACGTTGAGTCTTTCCCTCTTCCTGCTGATGCTAGGCTCTTTGTTGATATCTCTGTTCCTAGAAACGTTGGATCTTGTGTTGCTGAATTAGACTCTGCACGGGTTTGCAATGTGGATGACCTCAAGGAAGTTGTTGCTGCCAACAAAGAAGACAGGGCGAGGAAAGCAATGGAAGCTCAGGATATAATAATAGAGGAATCTAAAAAGTTTGAAGCGTGGAGGGACTCGCTGCAGACGGTTCCAACAATCAAGAAACTGAGAAGAAAAACAGATAGAATCAGAGCTGATTCGGTTGTAAAGTTCATGTCGAAATATGGAAAAGACATGGACAAGAAGACGAAGGAAGCAGTAGAGGATCTAACCAGAGCTATGGTGAACAAGATCCTCCACGGTCCAATGAAACATTTGAGATGCGATGACACTGAGAACAGACCGCTGCCTGAGACGCTAGAGAACATGGAGGCTCTCAACAGAATGTTTGAACTCGAACTAGAGTTACTCGAGGAGAAGATCAGAGCAAAGATGGATCAAAAATAG
- the LOC106295546 gene encoding uncharacterized protein LOC106295546, whose protein sequence is MDVLAFSSAAVSIAGSFPLFPSSVGLRRNVQAKHKRFVVSASKREEPKLSEWDQMELKFGRLLGEDPKLTLAKIVARKVNPEASFVEVEKSFYKNKGKLPDIESIPLDWSKEDTKTKKKPTSPSLDGLNLVKPVPRDGVKFEASDKPVVKKPNFSLKKPLDADAAAAVSPPKRTLPNVILRKPSSYYVNNEEEDESKLRLKRNLTLKMRNDRENGRFSDMTLLRKPEPVSVNAEEESPEDKVLSDGLTVEEDVVYSEYTLLEKPEARPEPENVDEEAVELPEIEDTSAPTEMQLESDTSSDSSEEETINSDPVERTPSNPVSQTTVEASLQGKPQRLDPPSAEPSVSNRGQPVTLNQEGSQVSIELKGPPTRSSLEESDWIKAESLVKTELRADVELISSSTRGFAVSYGSLIGFLPYRNLAAKWKFLAFESWLRRKGVDPSLYRQNLGVIGGQDVKAPSPDSSLAGSEVSNAVNGEVSSDMKLEDLLMVYDREKQKFLSSFVGQKIKVNVVMANRSSRKLIFSMRPRENEEEVEKKRNLMAKLRVGDVVKCCIKKITYFGIFCELEGVPALIHQSEVSWDATLDPASYFKIGQIVEAKVHQLDFALERIFLSLKEITPDPLTEALESVVGDNDQLGKLQAAELDAEWPDVESLIKEMEMVEGIQSVSKGRFFLSPGLAPTFQVYMAPMFENQYKLLARAGNRVQELIVEASLSKEEMKTTIMSCTNRVE, encoded by the exons ATGGACGTCCTCGCCTTCTCCTCAGCCGCCGTCTCTATCGCCGGAAGCTTCCCGTTGTTTCCTTCTAGTGTTGGACTGAGAAGAAACGTACAAGCTAAGCACAAGAGGTTTGTAGTCTCTGCTTCGAAAAGGGAAGAGCCGAAGCTGAGCGAATGGGATCAAATGGAGCTCAAGTTCGGGCGCTTACTCGGTGAAGACCCCAAGCTGACTTTAGCCAAG ATAGTGGCTAGGAAAGTGAATCCAGAAGCTTCGTTTGTTGAAGTTGAGAAGTCTTTTTACAAGAACAAGGGTAAGCTTCCCGACATTGAATCGATTCCTTTGGATTGGTCAAAGGAAGATACGAAGACGAAGAAGAAACCCACTTCACCTTCACTGGATGGGTTGAACTTGGTGAAGCCAGTTCCTAGAGACGGAGTCAAGTTCGAAGCTTCGGATAAGCCAGTGGTGAAAAAGCCAAACTTTTCTCTGAAGAAGCCATTGGATGCCGATGCCGCTGCTGCAGTTTCTCCTCCCAAAAGGACTTTGCCTAATGTTATACTGAGAAAGCCGAGTTCGTATTATGTGAATAATGAAGAGGAGGATGAGTCTAAGCTGCGGTTGAAACGCAACCTGACATTGAAAATGAGGAATGATAGGGAGAATGGGAGGTTTAGTGACATGACGCTGTTGAGAAAACCTGAACCAGTGAGTGTGAATGCGGAGGAAGAAAGTCCTGAAGATAAGGTTCTCAGTGATGGATTAACTGTGGAGGAAGATGTAGTGTACTCAGAGTATACTCTTCTGGAGAAGCCAGAAGCGAGGCCTGAGCCTGAGAACGTAGACGAGGAAGCTGTGGAGTTGCCTGAGATTGAAGATACATCTGCTCCAACTG AAATGCAGCTTGAGAGCGATACATCATCAGATTCCTCTGAGGAGGAAACCATTAACAGTGATCCAGTCGAGAGAACTCCTTCGAATCCGGTTTCTCAGACCACCGTGGAAGCATCTTTACAAGGGAAACCACAAAG ATTAGACCCGCCTTCCGCAGAGCCATCAGTTTCAAACAGAGGACAACCAGTAACCTTGAACCAAGAAGGCAGTCAGGTCTCTATTGAGCTCAAGGGACCTCCTACGAGATCTTCCTTGGAG GAAAGTGACTGGATTAAGGCAGAGTCTCTAGTTAAGACAGAGCTACGAGCGGATGTTGAGCTAATAAGCTCCAGCACTCGAGGATTTGCT GTTTCCTATGGATCTTTGATCGGATTCTTGCCCTACCGGAACCTGGCAGCAAAATGGAAATTTCTCGCGTTTGAATCATGGTTGAGAAGAAAAGGTGTAGATCCATCATTGTACCGACAAAACCTTGGAGTAATTGGAGGTCAAGATGTTAAAGCTCCATCTCCAGATTCAAGCTTAGCGGGTTCTGAAGTTAGTAACGCAGTCAATGGAGAAGTTTCTTCTGATATGAAGCTGGAAGATCTTCTTATGGTATATGACAGAGAGAAGCAGAAGTTCCTATCTTCTTTTGTTGGCCAG AAAATCAAAGTGAATGTGGTTATGGCTAATAGAAGCTCAAGGAAGCTTATATTCTCGATGAGGCCAAGGGAAAATGAAGAGGAGGTTGAGAAGAAACGAAACCTGATGGCTAAGCTTCGTGTTGGGGATGTTGTGAAATGCTGCATCAAGAAAATTACCTATTTTGGTATTTTCTGCGAG CTAGAAGGTGTCCCTGCATTGATTCACCAATCAGAAGTTTCGTGGGATGCTACTTTGGACCCTGCTTCATATTTCAAAATCGGCCAG ATTGTGGAGGCGAAAGTGCACCAGCTAGATTTTGCTCTTGAACGTATCTTCTTGTCACTAAAAGAAATAACG CCTGATCCTCTAACAGAAGCCTTAGAGTCTGTAGTTGGTGATAATGATCAGTTGGGAAAGTTACAAGCTGCAGAGCTTGACGCTGAG TGGCCTGATGTGGAGTCTCTAATCAAAGAGATGGAAATGGTTGAAGGAATCCAATCTGTTTCAAAAGGTCGTTTCTTCTTGAGCCCAGGTCTTGCTCCAACGTTTCAG GTTTACATGGCGCCAATGTTTGAGAACCAATACAAACTGCTTGCTCGAGCTGGTAACAGAGTGCAAGAG CTAATTGTGGAAGCATCGTTGAGCAAAGAAGAGATGAAAACTACAATCATGTCTTGCACCAACAGAGTAGAATGA
- the LOC106294919 gene encoding uncharacterized protein LOC106294919, translating to MATSGSSHGPSTDQPPPSLPNSGSAAGVCIMSNAWKDEQDPSLISFISAFLGSNSFRLNFVSISPDLIFNCGGVSIAFVFVTKWDDCCNVGSIFNRVKRLKAQFARLYVVATLSTKEQDDSFMRSYFQYEMEFGKPAFVLVTDPEMGFEKIVKISTSRGMCKQQKVASKVKVERKRAVQDTDTFIRVLTSIPNINKHDANSLYLAIGSIEAAAKTSKEDILANTDLSSDKADSLSRFFQDPEFYLSPKFN from the exons ATGGCGACTTCGGGATCAAGCCACGGTCCCTCCACAGATCAACCTCCGCCATCTCTCCCGAACTCAG GGAGTGCTGCTGGTGTTTGTATAATGAGCAACGCGTGGAAAGATGAGCAAGACCCTTCCCTGATCAGTTTCATATCCGCGTTTCTCGGCTCAAACTCTTTCAGGCTTAACTTTGTCTCCATCTCCCCT GATCTCATCTTCAACTGTGGAGGCGTCTCTATTGCTTTTGTTTTTGTGACCAAGTGGGATGATTGTTGCAATGTTGGCTCCATCTTCAACAG AGTCAAGAGGCTGAAAGCGCAGTTTGCGCGACTTTACGTTGTTGCCACACTTTCAACTAAAGAACAGGATGATTCTTTCATGCGGTCTTACTTCCA ATATGAGATGGAGTTTGGGAAACCTGCGTTTGTACTAGTCACTGATCCTGAGATGGGATTCGAGAAGATTGTTAAGATTTCTACCTCACGCGGGA TGTGCAAGCAACAGAAGGTGGCGTCTAAGGTCAAGGTTGAG AGAAAGCGAGCTGTCCAGGATACAGACACGTTCATCAGAGTTCTCACTTCCATACCCAACATTAACAAACATGATGCAAACTCG CTATACCTAGCTATTGGTTCAATCGAAGCAGCCGCTAAAACATCCAAAGAAGACATATTGGCAAACACAGATCTCTCTTCCGACAAGGCTGATAGTCTCAGCAGGTTTTTCCAGGATCCCGAGTTCTATCTCAGTCCCAAATTTAACTGA
- the LOC106294918 gene encoding bifunctional UDP-glucose 4-epimerase and UDP-xylose 4-epimerase 1, producing the protein MGSSVEQNILVTGGAGFIGTHTVVQLLKEGFKVSIIDNLDNSVIEAVDRVRELVGPDLSNKLEFNLGDLRNKGDIEKLFSKQRFDAVIHFAGLKAVGESVGNPRRYFDNNLVGTINLYEAMAKYHCKMMVFSSSATVYGQPEKIPCVEDFELKAMNPYGRTKLFLEEIARDIHAAEPEWRIVLLRYFNPVGAHESGRIGEDPKGIPNNLMPYIQQVAVGRLPELNVYGHDYPTEDGSAVRDYIHVMDLADGHIAALRKLFADPKIGCTAYNLGTGRGTSVLEMVAAFEKASGKKIPIKLCPRRAGDATAVYASTERAEKELGWKAKYGVDEMCRDQWNWANNNPWGYQKKL; encoded by the exons ATGGGTTCTTCTGTGGAGCAGAACATTCTTGTTACTGGTGGCGCTGGATTTATTGGGACACATACTGTTGTTCAGCTTCTGAAAGAGGGTTTTAAGGTTTCGATCATTGATAATCTTGATAACTCTGTTATCGAAGCCGTCGATAGGGTTAGGGAGCTCGTTGGTCCTGATCTCTCAAATAAGCTTGAGTTTAATCTG GGTGATCTAAGAAACAAAGGGGATATTGAGAAACTTTTCTCCAAGCAGAG ATTCGATGCTGTGATCCATTTTGCGGGTCTTAAAGCTGTGGGTGAAAGTGTTGGCAACCCTCGTCGCTACTTTGACAATAACTTGGTGGGAACAATCAATCTATATGAGGCCATGGCAAAATACCACTGCAAAATG ATGGTGTTTTCATCATCTGCAACTGTTTATGGACAACCTGAGAAAATTCCATGCGTGGAAGACTTTGAATTGAAAGCAATGAATCCTTATGGCCGTACTAAG CTCTTTCTTGAAGAAATAGCTAGAGACATCCACGCAGCGGAACCAGAATGGAGGATTGTTCTGCTGAGGTACTTCAATCCTGTGGGAGCACATGAGAGTGGCAGAATTGGTGAGGATCCAAAGGGAATCCCTAATAACCTCATGCCTTATATCCAACAAGTGGCTGTGGGACGTCTTCCTGAGCTCAATGTCTACGGACATGACTATCCTACCGAGGATGGCAGTGCG GTAAGAGATTACATCCATGTGATGGACTTGGCAGATGGCCATATCGCTGCGCTGAGGAAGCTATTTGCTGATCCGAAGATTG GCTGTACTGCTTACAATCTAGGGACTGGACGAGGAACGTCTGTGTTAGAAATGGTTGCAGCTTTTGAAAAAGCTTCCGGCAAG AAAATACCTATCAAGCTCTGTCCAAGAAGGGCGGGAGATGCAACTGCAGTTTATGCTTCAACAGAGAGAGCTGAGAAAGAACTTGGCTGGAA GGCAAAATACGGAGTTGATGAGATGTGCAGAGATCAGTGGAACTGGGCAAACAACAATCCATGGGGCTACCAGAAGAAGCTTTGA
- the LOC106294917 gene encoding E3 ubiquitin-protein ligase At1g12760 isoform X2 produces MSTENNTSSLPPPLSSDAIDPAPLLLSGDENEGSSSNGGEQRRSSVRRPGLREAARLLSRASSGGGRAMREPSMVVREAAAEQLEERQSDWAYSKPIVVLDIVWNLAFVSVAGAILVMARNEHPIMPLRVWLLGYALQCVLHMVCVLVEYRRRNRVRNNRTPRSPSSSSSSSSSMEEDALGSRRNSHEEVLSLGQIENERSSVAKHLESANTMFSFIWWIIGFYWVSAGGQELAQESPRIYWLSIVFLGFDVFFVVFCVALACVIGIAVCCCLPCIIAVLYAVADQEGASKEDIEQLTKFKFRKVGGDVNKHGGDDEAQGNTEGIMTECGTDSPVEHTLLQEDAECCICLCAYEDGSELRELPCGHHFHCACVDKWLYINATCPLCKYDILKSSNLDGEEV; encoded by the exons ATGTCAACGGAGAATAATACCTCATCGCTGCCACCACCACTGTCATCAGACGCCATCGATCCAGCGCCTCTGCTTCTGAGCGGCGACGAGAACGAGGGAAGCAGCAGCAACGGAGGAGAACAACGGAGATCCTCCGTGAGGAGACCGGGGCTGAGGGAAGCCGCGAGGCTGCTGAGCCGCGCGAGCAGCGGCGGAGGGCGCGCGATGCGGGAGCCGTCTATGGTGGTGAGGGAGGCGGCGGCGGAGCAGCTCGAGGAGAGGCAGAGCGATTGGGCCTACTCGAAGCCCATCGTGGTGCTGGACATCGTGTGGAACCTGGCGTTTGTCTCGGTGGCTGGGGCTATTCTGGTGATGGCGAGGAACGAGCATCCCATCATGCCGCTTAGGGTTTGGCTCTTGGGGTATGCGTTGCAGTGTGTGTTGCATATGGTTTGTGTGTTGGTTGAGTATCGGAGGAGGAACAGGGTGAGGAATAATAGGACTCCGAGATCACCTTCTTCCTCTTCCTCTTCCTCTTCCTCCATGGAGGAAGATGCTTTGGGTTCGAGGAGGAATTCACATGAGGAGGTCTTGTCTCTCGGGCAGATTGAGAACGAACGCAGCAG TGTTGCAAAGCATCTAGAGTCTGCCAACACAATGTTCTCATTCATTTGGTGGATCATTGGGTTCTACTGGGTATCTGCTGGTGGCCAAGAGCTGGCGCAAGAATCTCCGCGGATCTACTG GCTGTCTATCGTCTTTCTTGGTTTCGATGTGTTCTTCGTTGTCTTCTGCGTTGCGTTGGCCTGCGTTATTGGCATTGCTGTTTGCTGTTGCCTGCCATGCATCATTGCAGTTTTATACGCTGTTGCGGATCAG GAAGGGGCTTCTAAAGAAGACATTGAGCAGCTCACCAAATTCAAGTTTCGAAAAGTTGGTGGCGATGTCAACAAACACGGTGGTGATGATGAAGCCCAAGGAAACACCGAGGGAATAATGACCGAGTGTGGTACAGATTCACCTGTTGAACACACTCTTCTGCAGGAGGATGCA GAATGTTGCATCTGTCTCTGTGCATATGAAGACGGAAGCGAACTAAGGGAGCTTCCTTGTGGCCACCATTTCCACTGCGCATGCGTAGACAAATGGCTATACATTAACGCGACTTGCCCGCTCTGCAAATACGACATCCTAAAGAGTAGCAACTTGGATGGTGAAGAAGTCTAG
- the LOC106294917 gene encoding E3 ubiquitin-protein ligase At1g12760 isoform X1, whose amino-acid sequence MSTENNTSSLPPPLSSDAIDPAPLLLSGDENEGSSSNGGEQRRSSVRRPGLREAARLLSRASSGGGRAMREPSMVVREAAAEQLEERQSDWAYSKPIVVLDIVWNLAFVSVAGAILVMARNEHPIMPLRVWLLGYALQCVLHMVCVLVEYRRRNRVRNNRTPRSPSSSSSSSSSMEEDALGSRRNSHEEVLSLGQIENERSSVAKHLESANTMFSFIWWIIGFYWVSAGGQELAQESPRIYWLSIVFLGFDVFFVVFCVALACVIGIAVCCCLPCIIAVLYAVADQVLLIANSSYILASPLRFALCFNDEKQEGASKEDIEQLTKFKFRKVGGDVNKHGGDDEAQGNTEGIMTECGTDSPVEHTLLQEDAECCICLCAYEDGSELRELPCGHHFHCACVDKWLYINATCPLCKYDILKSSNLDGEEV is encoded by the exons ATGTCAACGGAGAATAATACCTCATCGCTGCCACCACCACTGTCATCAGACGCCATCGATCCAGCGCCTCTGCTTCTGAGCGGCGACGAGAACGAGGGAAGCAGCAGCAACGGAGGAGAACAACGGAGATCCTCCGTGAGGAGACCGGGGCTGAGGGAAGCCGCGAGGCTGCTGAGCCGCGCGAGCAGCGGCGGAGGGCGCGCGATGCGGGAGCCGTCTATGGTGGTGAGGGAGGCGGCGGCGGAGCAGCTCGAGGAGAGGCAGAGCGATTGGGCCTACTCGAAGCCCATCGTGGTGCTGGACATCGTGTGGAACCTGGCGTTTGTCTCGGTGGCTGGGGCTATTCTGGTGATGGCGAGGAACGAGCATCCCATCATGCCGCTTAGGGTTTGGCTCTTGGGGTATGCGTTGCAGTGTGTGTTGCATATGGTTTGTGTGTTGGTTGAGTATCGGAGGAGGAACAGGGTGAGGAATAATAGGACTCCGAGATCACCTTCTTCCTCTTCCTCTTCCTCTTCCTCCATGGAGGAAGATGCTTTGGGTTCGAGGAGGAATTCACATGAGGAGGTCTTGTCTCTCGGGCAGATTGAGAACGAACGCAGCAG TGTTGCAAAGCATCTAGAGTCTGCCAACACAATGTTCTCATTCATTTGGTGGATCATTGGGTTCTACTGGGTATCTGCTGGTGGCCAAGAGCTGGCGCAAGAATCTCCGCGGATCTACTG GCTGTCTATCGTCTTTCTTGGTTTCGATGTGTTCTTCGTTGTCTTCTGCGTTGCGTTGGCCTGCGTTATTGGCATTGCTGTTTGCTGTTGCCTGCCATGCATCATTGCAGTTTTATACGCTGTTGCGGATCAGGTACTTCTCATTGCCAATTCATCTTATATCCTAGCAAGTCCGCTGCGTTTTGCTCTTTGTTTTAACGATGAGAAACAGGAAGGGGCTTCTAAAGAAGACATTGAGCAGCTCACCAAATTCAAGTTTCGAAAAGTTGGTGGCGATGTCAACAAACACGGTGGTGATGATGAAGCCCAAGGAAACACCGAGGGAATAATGACCGAGTGTGGTACAGATTCACCTGTTGAACACACTCTTCTGCAGGAGGATGCA GAATGTTGCATCTGTCTCTGTGCATATGAAGACGGAAGCGAACTAAGGGAGCTTCCTTGTGGCCACCATTTCCACTGCGCATGCGTAGACAAATGGCTATACATTAACGCGACTTGCCCGCTCTGCAAATACGACATCCTAAAGAGTAGCAACTTGGATGGTGAAGAAGTCTAG
- the LOC106293704 gene encoding RHOMBOID-like protein 6, mitochondrial produces MPSRKNIGNTQWTAWLTPVIVLACIAVFIVAMFINDCPKTVAGANGDCVPRFLRRFSFQPLRENPLLGPSSSTLEKMGALDRSKVVNGNEKWRLVTSMWLHAGVIHLIVNMFNVVLIGFRLEQQFGFIRVGLIYLIAGLGGSILSALFLQNNISVGASGALLGLLGAMLSELLTNWTIYANKLAALFTVLFIVAIDLAIGLLPWVDNFAHIGGFLTGFLLGFVLLVRPQYGWEESGNSPSQYGAPRARSKYNPCQYLLFFIAAVLVVAGLAVGIVMLLKGENGNKLCKWCHHLDCIETSRWTC; encoded by the exons ATGCCGAGTAGGAAGAACATAGGGAACACCCAGTGGACGGCATGGCTAACTCCGGTCATCGTCTTGGCTTGTATAGCCGTCTTCATCGTTGCCATGTTCATCAACGACTGCCCCAAGACGGTTGCTGGCGCCAACGGAGATTGCGTGCCAAGGTTTCTCCGTAGGTTCTCGTTCCAGCCTCTCAGAGAGAACCCTCTCTTGGGCCCATCTTCTTCCAC ATTGGAGAAAATGGGAGCTTTGGATCGGAGCAAAGTCGTGAACGGTAATGAGAAATGGAGGCTAGTCACGTCTATGTGGCTCCACGCCGGTGTCATTCACCTCATTGTTAATATGTTCAATGTGGTCCTCATCGGTTTCCGCCTTGAGCAGCAGTTTGGATTCA TAAGAGTGGGGCTTATCTACTTGATAGCGGGACTTGGTGGAAGCATCCTCTCGGCACTCTTCCTTCAAAACAATATCTCCGTTGGTGCCTCAGGGGCTCTCCTTGGACTCCTTGGAGCTATGTTATCCGAGCTTCTCACCAACTGGACCATCTACGCCAACAAG CTGGCAGCTTTGTTCACAGTCTTGTTCATCGTGGCAATCGATTTGGCAATAGGACTGCTTCCTTGGGTCGACAACTTTGCTCACATTGGTGGGTTCTTAACCGGATTTCTCCTCGGGTTTGTACTACTGGTCAGGCCTCAGTACGGGTGGGAAGAGTCCGGCAACTCTCCTTCTCAGTACGGTGCTCCTCGTGCCAGATCAAAGTATAACCCTTGTCAGTACTTGTTGTTCTTTATCGCTGCTGTTTTGGTCGTAGCCGGTCTAGCGGTTGGGATTGTGATGCTGCTCAAAGGAGAGAATGGGAACAAACTTTGCAAATGGTGCCATCACTTAGACTGTATCGAGACGTCCAGATGGACTTGTTGA